The Streptococcus pluranimalium genome contains a region encoding:
- a CDS encoding replication initiation factor domain-containing protein, with translation MFCKNEIEEYLQKNNNRKPVIMTSIDEATFVIKPTEETVGEYPDNWHQIATSIAETVSEKLSLSLLFGDYIPLKTAPMGYTDGFTFQNLPHYFAIAWHETNFTMGIIIKFSASALSHYKASYQEYYNEAIDVHQIAQLLNEDYWELRLSRIDLAIDYFNYDMSVNDLYQGLKGKRYIITNHKGRKNVSKISAQEVNGQAQTVYIGSKKKNVNALLRIYNKYLEQLDNQGRYMHLTRYCDSWVRMEASYKRDYSNQILALLLEIDNPQDLSKLIVNKVIDKYCFHNTKSGQPLPFTSDLLKGFGNFPELESLNSRNNDLLSTISYLMKGSGFFPLLKKIEEIWGTQARNHFIIRLIQEYETNYTPNQDVGLWLKKFSKELEKLSFEDFFEDAFQIFYQQNNITPKRPAKNSKSDVAD, from the coding sequence ATGTTTTGTAAAAACGAAATTGAAGAGTATCTCCAAAAAAACAATAATCGTAAACCTGTCATCATGACCAGTATTGATGAGGCTACATTCGTCATCAAACCTACTGAAGAAACTGTCGGGGAATACCCTGATAATTGGCATCAAATTGCAACATCAATTGCAGAAACAGTTTCTGAGAAACTATCCCTGTCTCTTCTCTTTGGAGACTATATTCCACTGAAAACAGCACCAATGGGTTATACAGATGGATTTACCTTTCAGAATCTCCCTCATTACTTTGCGATTGCTTGGCATGAGACCAATTTTACAATGGGCATTATCATTAAGTTCTCTGCATCAGCTTTGTCTCATTATAAAGCTTCTTATCAAGAGTATTATAATGAAGCGATTGACGTTCATCAAATAGCTCAATTGCTAAACGAAGATTATTGGGAGCTTCGTTTATCAAGAATTGATTTAGCGATTGATTATTTCAATTATGATATGTCTGTCAACGACCTCTATCAAGGTTTGAAAGGCAAACGATATATCATTACCAATCACAAGGGACGTAAGAACGTATCTAAAATCAGTGCTCAAGAGGTGAATGGTCAAGCACAGACCGTCTATATTGGTAGTAAAAAGAAGAACGTCAATGCTTTGTTACGTATTTACAATAAATACCTAGAGCAACTTGATAATCAAGGTCGCTATATGCACTTAACAAGGTATTGCGATTCATGGGTTCGTATGGAAGCCTCTTACAAAAGAGATTACAGCAACCAAATACTAGCTTTACTTCTTGAAATTGATAACCCTCAAGATTTGAGCAAGCTCATTGTCAATAAAGTAATTGATAAGTATTGTTTCCACAATACAAAGTCTGGTCAACCGTTGCCATTCACTAGTGACTTGCTTAAAGGGTTTGGTAACTTCCCAGAGCTTGAATCTTTAAACTCTCGAAACAATGACCTTTTATCAACCATTTCTTATTTGATGAAAGGTAGTGGGTTCTTTCCTCTTCTAAAGAAAATTGAAGAGATATGGGGAACACAAGCCCGTAATCACTTTATCATTAGGCTAATTCAAGAGTATGAGACCAACTACACTCCCAACCAAGATGTTGGGTTGTGGTTAAAAAAATTCAGTAAGGAACTCGAGAAACTCAGCTTTGAAGATTTTTTTGAAGATGCCTTCCAAATTTTTTACCAACAAAACAACATCACTCCTAAACGTCCCGCCAAGAACTCAAAGAGTGATGTTGCTGATTAG
- a CDS encoding P-loop NTPase family protein: MKCFLDKNLFDDGNHFFWDIPVEHVPHALLVGSSGSGKTYATKVFLARFAYTYPEATFLIGDYKADTDFAFLDGCKGFKRFEEVSELLTLALSILENRQKGIDKSREFVVVCFDEFNAWQNSLDKKEREQAIKDYTRLIQLGRSFSIYVIISQQDAHKASLGLSRDSIGTVIALGKLSKETVSMLFSDEKDDIVRNNPRGVGYMKIDGQNIRHILVPSLNMPPLENLIREAVQRSDGYFLDEEAVAP; encoded by the coding sequence ATGAAATGTTTTCTTGATAAAAATCTCTTTGATGACGGAAATCACTTCTTCTGGGATATACCAGTTGAGCATGTCCCTCACGCTCTTTTGGTAGGTTCCAGCGGGTCTGGGAAGACCTATGCAACTAAAGTCTTTTTGGCACGGTTTGCTTATACATACCCAGAAGCTACGTTCCTAATTGGCGACTACAAAGCCGATACTGATTTTGCCTTTTTAGATGGATGTAAGGGATTTAAACGATTTGAAGAAGTCTCCGAACTCCTTACGTTAGCTTTATCCATTCTTGAAAATCGTCAAAAAGGAATCGATAAATCCAGAGAATTTGTAGTGGTCTGCTTCGATGAGTTCAATGCGTGGCAAAATAGCCTCGATAAAAAAGAACGTGAACAAGCCATTAAAGACTATACTCGGCTTATCCAGCTAGGACGTTCCTTTTCAATTTATGTCATTATTTCCCAGCAAGATGCCCATAAAGCAAGTTTGGGGTTGTCACGTGATTCCATTGGTACAGTGATTGCACTTGGTAAATTGTCTAAAGAAACGGTCTCAATGCTCTTCTCTGATGAAAAAGATGATATTGTGCGAAACAATCCTAGAGGTGTCGGTTACATGAAGATAGATGGGCAAAATATTCGCCACATACTTGTGCCAAGTCTCAATATGCCTCCTTTAGAAAATCTGATTCGGGAAGCTGTTCAACGTTCAGACGGCTATTTCCTTGATGAAGAGGCTGTTGCCCCGTAG
- a CDS encoding RNA-binding protein, with the protein MTIVSWFIILFAGFLYLALRISEIKEKQKQAQILQLNFPTITADIEQVIEESATVSGQKLLFDSRYIRFLQSSNDNRSHLVSFPIMLPKKPDINEESYIQQVFLTQFSKYLAESTTYDRWSNKGQSLYVTPQFRKLLRYNNQYYLNLEIQFSYSSN; encoded by the coding sequence ATGACAATTGTGTCTTGGTTCATTATCCTATTTGCTGGATTTCTTTATCTTGCTCTTAGAATTAGCGAGATTAAAGAAAAACAGAAACAGGCTCAAATACTTCAGTTAAACTTCCCAACAATCACAGCAGATATTGAGCAAGTAATTGAAGAAAGTGCCACTGTTTCAGGTCAAAAACTTCTTTTTGATAGTCGCTACATTCGATTCTTGCAAAGTAGCAATGACAATCGTTCTCACCTTGTTAGTTTTCCTATCATGTTACCAAAGAAACCTGATATCAATGAAGAAAGCTATATCCAACAAGTTTTTTTGACACAGTTTAGCAAATACCTAGCTGAATCTACAACCTATGACAGATGGTCAAATAAAGGACAGAGTCTGTATGTTACACCACAATTTAGAAAACTGCTAAGATATAACAATCAGTATTATCTCAATTTGGAAATTCAGTTTTCCTATAGTTCTAATTAG
- a CDS encoding epsilon-antitoxin, producing MMKSKDKNREEMLLLATVILNFVTELPEYKQFLKTAKEKGLKFDKGKRESFIAQKVHLSESTIQDVLYGSAKITTQTFDSIMSVKEFRELSEKIYEGIQNNDKEIMNKITNIIEHRIENKEFPKILEKMKKSENRHYALPMLLQNEQLLTKVLDYLPLTEKIFESEDTITIFSQVAERLPLFRIVQDWEDWEDWDNVENFIRSVQERNGFDNYLD from the coding sequence ATGATGAAATCAAAGGATAAAAACAGAGAAGAAATGTTATTGCTTGCAACGGTAATTTTAAATTTTGTGACAGAATTACCAGAGTATAAACAATTTTTAAAGACTGCAAAGGAAAAGGGTTTAAAATTTGATAAAGGTAAAAGAGAATCTTTTATTGCCCAAAAAGTTCATTTATCTGAATCGACGATTCAGGATGTTTTGTACGGTAGTGCTAAAATTACTACTCAAACCTTCGATTCAATTATGAGTGTTAAGGAATTTCGAGAGCTCTCAGAAAAAATTTACGAAGGTATTCAAAACAATGATAAAGAAATTATGAATAAGATTACGAATATTATTGAGCATCGAATTGAAAACAAAGAATTTCCTAAGATATTGGAGAAGATGAAGAAATCAGAGAATCGTCATTATGCTCTACCTATGTTGTTACAAAATGAGCAACTATTAACGAAGGTGCTTGACTATCTCCCTCTAACCGAAAAAATTTTTGAATCGGAAGATACTATTACTATATTTTCTCAAGTAGCTGAGCGTTTACCTTTGTTCCGAATTGTTCAGGATTGGGAGGATTGGGAGGATTGGGATAATGTAGAAAATTTCATTAGGTCAGTTCAAGAGCGAAATGGCTTTGACAACTACTTAGATTAG
- a CDS encoding helix-turn-helix domain-containing protein, with product MTNNNSLKEFVAKQIRHLRLEKGLTQEYLAEKANLGFNYIYRLESKQLNVKIDTIGKIMQALEVDANTFFNVETQNRENEFNQLINDIENIPLEKREPTIKALRDIIKQID from the coding sequence ATGACTAACAATAATAGCTTAAAAGAATTTGTTGCTAAGCAAATCAGACATTTAAGACTAGAAAAAGGACTAACACAAGAGTATCTAGCAGAAAAAGCTAATCTTGGATTTAACTATATATATCGCTTAGAGAGCAAGCAGTTAAATGTTAAAATAGATACTATAGGGAAGATTATGCAGGCATTAGAAGTGGATGCCAATACCTTTTTCAATGTCGAAACTCAAAATCGAGAAAATGAGTTTAATCAACTTATCAATGATATTGAAAATATTCCACTAGAAAAAAGAGAGCCTACCATTAAAGCCCTCAGAGATATTATAAAGCAGATAGATTGA
- a CDS encoding SEC10/PgrA surface exclusion domain-containing protein, whose amino-acid sequence MFKNEIKGHGTIKKLRTGAVVSVLALSVAGVSGVVSADEVTATDASTVVTAEASEGVSEPILVETPKVTDADVASAKVVATEANQAVTTQESVVTNAENAVVTNDATVTDLNKQIEEVNTVTLEVVEEAEADATSAESNLATANETVTSAEASLADASSKVEAQGGVVSDAQAEANKTASAVADAEKKVEGLSTATDTAKLEQDFDNLTTKVAEDATNVQSAKDALDAAKLAETNKEQAIEDQKVVVADAEKVVDDTAKDYSDAINAQKGPQATEDSAKSTLDEAKKGTTITETVKVGETTTVTSSGASLKAGTAVSSDGNNGLFINQEYIDAIKALANGTGSVQAVKDAIKKGDEFGNSLDLLSSPGNSGYEAWMEMMGYTFSNTDSVTKLSPSALTDAQLTDLALFYTALVNDVRSKVGTNLLTVTDESVAEAKKVISSIFSGVFPAYSGMGDSQRSASGFWSTTQEDFDGTGMEDVSNVVKGLDSSSNTIIGQLPAHYGNYANFDGRMQTMAELKGKVLAIVGEQLYTIKGRGSVGEAYGGVDGVRSENFELALEVLGLRGSASTVGLGFEFTDLSNGMVQKAPSSYVVLGNADGSAIDNPYLDLVDAETTVTPIYETKTRTVIDQAKVDEAQKAYDEAVKANQVAKDTVAEKETAYNDAQTKFETAQKQLADLQNGTVDIPSLEQAVKDAETQLVKDQASLQTVKETLALAKASAADRAKALEIAKSELADAKTANKVAQGVLSKEKETLEVLTKAKEVATMALADAKSKQATAQTVFDTASAKASDLANKLANKETVLADLNTKLADATAKSSVLRAELETAKELLETLKADANAKNAEYIRILGLKAEQDKAEAEVGTSQVVNNKNVSSQTNQSVYNKAITAKITQNIVSRHQAGKTSYQANLPKTGDESSLFGIMGVSLLLGLGFVGKRRKV is encoded by the coding sequence ATGTTTAAGAACGAAATTAAGGGTCATGGTACTATTAAGAAGTTGCGTACTGGTGCTGTTGTATCGGTGTTGGCTCTGTCTGTTGCAGGTGTTAGTGGGGTAGTTAGTGCTGATGAGGTTACTGCTACCGATGCAAGTACTGTTGTAACTGCTGAAGCTAGTGAGGGGGTTAGTGAACCTATCTTGGTTGAGACTCCTAAGGTTACAGATGCTGATGTTGCTAGTGCTAAGGTTGTCGCTACTGAGGCTAATCAGGCTGTAACTACTCAAGAGAGTGTTGTAACTAACGCTGAGAATGCAGTTGTTACGAATGATGCTACGGTTACTGATTTGAATAAACAAATCGAAGAGGTTAATACGGTTACACTTGAGGTTGTTGAGGAAGCTGAGGCTGATGCGACTAGTGCTGAGAGTAACTTGGCAACTGCTAATGAAACTGTAACAAGTGCTGAGGCTAGTTTGGCTGATGCTTCTTCTAAAGTAGAAGCTCAAGGGGGTGTAGTTTCTGATGCTCAGGCTGAGGCTAATAAGACTGCTAGTGCAGTTGCGGATGCTGAGAAAAAAGTTGAAGGGCTTTCAACTGCTACTGATACGGCTAAATTAGAGCAAGATTTTGATAATTTAACTACAAAAGTAGCAGAAGATGCGACTAATGTACAGTCGGCGAAGGATGCTCTTGATGCAGCTAAATTGGCTGAAACAAATAAAGAACAAGCTATCGAAGACCAGAAAGTTGTTGTAGCTGATGCTGAAAAAGTTGTTGATGATACTGCAAAAGATTACTCTGATGCTATAAATGCTCAAAAAGGTCCTCAAGCAACTGAGGATTCTGCTAAGTCTACTCTTGACGAAGCTAAGAAGGGGACAACTATTACTGAGACAGTCAAGGTTGGTGAGACTACAACTGTAACATCTAGTGGGGCTAGTTTGAAAGCAGGAACTGCTGTTTCTAGTGATGGAAATAACGGACTATTTATTAATCAAGAGTATATTGACGCTATTAAGGCTCTTGCGAATGGTACTGGTTCTGTTCAGGCTGTCAAGGACGCTATTAAGAAAGGTGATGAGTTCGGTAACTCTTTAGATCTCTTATCTTCTCCAGGTAATTCAGGTTACGAAGCTTGGATGGAAATGATGGGGTACACTTTTTCTAATACGGATTCAGTTACTAAGTTGTCTCCGAGTGCTCTGACAGATGCTCAGTTGACGGATTTGGCGTTGTTCTATACTGCTTTGGTGAATGATGTTCGTTCTAAGGTTGGGACAAACTTGTTAACCGTTACTGATGAAAGTGTTGCCGAGGCTAAGAAGGTTATTTCTAGTATCTTTAGTGGGGTATTCCCTGCTTATAGTGGTATGGGGGATAGTCAGCGTTCTGCTAGTGGTTTTTGGTCAACTACGCAGGAGGATTTTGATGGCACTGGTATGGAGGATGTATCTAATGTCGTTAAAGGCTTAGATTCTTCATCTAATACTATTATTGGTCAGTTACCTGCTCATTATGGAAATTATGCTAATTTTGATGGTCGTATGCAGACAATGGCTGAGCTTAAGGGTAAAGTCTTGGCTATTGTAGGTGAACAGCTATATACTATTAAAGGTCGAGGAAGTGTTGGAGAAGCCTATGGTGGTGTCGATGGTGTTAGGTCTGAGAACTTTGAGTTAGCTTTGGAGGTCTTGGGTCTTAGGGGTAGTGCTAGTACGGTAGGTCTTGGTTTTGAGTTTACTGATTTATCCAATGGAATGGTTCAGAAAGCTCCTTCATCTTATGTTGTATTAGGAAATGCTGATGGTAGTGCTATCGATAATCCTTATTTAGATTTGGTTGATGCTGAGACTACTGTAACTCCTATCTACGAAACTAAAACACGTACAGTTATTGACCAAGCTAAAGTTGATGAAGCACAAAAAGCCTATGATGAAGCTGTAAAAGCTAATCAAGTAGCTAAGGATACAGTAGCAGAAAAAGAAACTGCTTATAATGATGCTCAAACTAAATTCGAGACAGCTCAGAAACAACTTGCAGATCTACAGAATGGTACAGTAGATATTCCATCTCTTGAGCAGGCTGTAAAAGATGCTGAAACTCAACTTGTGAAAGACCAAGCATCTCTTCAGACTGTTAAAGAAACACTTGCTTTGGCTAAGGCTAGTGCAGCAGACCGTGCTAAGGCTTTGGAAATTGCTAAGTCTGAACTCGCTGATGCAAAAACTGCCAATAAGGTAGCTCAAGGGGTATTATCTAAAGAAAAAGAAACTTTAGAGGTACTTACTAAGGCTAAGGAAGTTGCTACTATGGCTCTTGCTGATGCTAAGTCTAAACAGGCGACTGCTCAGACAGTGTTTGATACTGCTAGTGCTAAGGCTAGCGACCTTGCAAATAAATTGGCGAATAAAGAAACTGTATTGGCTGATTTGAATACTAAGCTCGCTGATGCTACTGCTAAGTCTAGTGTTCTTCGTGCAGAGCTTGAAACTGCTAAGGAACTCCTTGAAACCTTGAAGGCTGATGCGAATGCTAAGAATGCTGAGTATATCCGTATCTTGGGCTTGAAAGCTGAGCAGGACAAAGCTGAGGCTGAGGTCGGAACTAGTCAGGTCGTTAATAATAAAAACGTTTCTTCTCAAACTAACCAATCCGTATACAACAAAGCTATTACAGCGAAAATAACCCAAAATATTGTTAGTCGCCATCAGGCAGGTAAAACAAGCTATCAAGCTAATCTACCAAAGACAGGAGATGAGAGTTCACTGTTTGGAATTATGGGAGTTAGTTTATTATTAGGCCTTGGTTTTGTTGGTAAGCGAAGAAAGGTATAA
- a CDS encoding DUF6287 domain-containing protein, which produces MKKGSLWVLSVLAGTIVLFSVMIIGYYILKSSNEPVATTVTNQLATKASETSSTTTTSTTKETTTTTSSTENITELVSEQGMNISEMKRGNFSSIQGTWFASDGAKFIIASDGSVNEVQYITDIRETVPDGSIATAYLVNKSNVGKSYLLSFRLASSGSKEPECIVLFDDDDNNGSSGQTYYRDLSASSEQDIPTATEKDYMMAYAIDTIEKYRKDVNKSLVERKDYIADSFTSKDNSYYLETVDYILNQSAVDGIKSYDSTTDSITDLQYTKDTITFTLNYTTTTNYTDGRPSTTDSFTRYYTLKYVDGVFLIEKF; this is translated from the coding sequence ATGAAAAAGGGTTCTCTTTGGGTGCTAAGTGTACTAGCTGGAACAATCGTCCTCTTTAGTGTGATGATTATTGGTTATTATATTCTAAAAAGTAGTAATGAACCAGTTGCGACCACAGTAACAAATCAATTAGCTACAAAAGCAAGTGAAACAAGTTCTACAACAACTACCTCGACTACTAAGGAAACTACAACAACTACTTCATCTACAGAGAATATAACAGAACTCGTTTCAGAACAAGGAATGAATATTTCTGAAATGAAACGTGGGAATTTTTCCAGCATTCAAGGAACTTGGTTTGCTAGTGATGGCGCTAAATTCATAATAGCTTCAGATGGAAGTGTTAATGAGGTACAATACATTACTGATATCCGAGAAACAGTTCCAGATGGTAGTATAGCCACAGCATACCTAGTTAATAAATCAAATGTTGGTAAATCGTATTTGTTATCCTTTAGATTAGCTAGTTCTGGTAGCAAAGAGCCTGAATGCATAGTATTGTTCGACGATGACGATAATAATGGCTCGTCAGGTCAGACCTATTATAGAGATTTATCAGCTAGTTCTGAGCAAGACATTCCAACAGCTACTGAAAAAGATTATATGATGGCTTATGCTATTGATACTATTGAAAAGTATCGAAAGGATGTCAATAAATCACTGGTAGAGAGAAAAGATTATATTGCTGATAGTTTTACTTCTAAGGATAATAGTTATTATCTCGAAACAGTAGATTATATTCTTAATCAATCAGCAGTGGACGGAATAAAATCATATGATTCCACAACTGACAGTATAACAGACCTTCAGTACACAAAAGATACCATAACATTTACATTGAATTATACAACGACAACAAATTATACTGATGGTAGACCAAGTACTACTGACTCATTTACAAGATACTATACGTTAAAATATGTTGATGGAGTTTTTCTAATTGAGAAGTTCTAG
- a CDS encoding alpha/beta hydrolase family protein — translation MVYSDYERRLIAGVEYKEYYEGEKIIVGEQKRAKEIGTVREVVTDENGQKAYVVQSPDKKEVSVIYRGSEGPGEEGADVDWLENDIPMVEKIISGIKGVTPQLTSSANTLNAVLDNDAYKDAGIVVYGHSLGSMDAQYALAKVKDPSRIKGAYLYQGPNIYGTLTKAEQEKVDTLKYRIQNYIDAKDVIPIGYLPSGSDQAVGIVHHVDSKNVDFNINLGAVIGNQHLWGGYQYNADGSLKLLDTTSKMELEYSEALDITANGMYAYKQVKKNFQKSGKGLSSHEKIFLDAEQATVISNGLATTAETALEEIESTANAAVKEAEELWNTTKIMPFGVSELTEAELAEAYEAGGVTYDSIVTKTETHFNKKVTKADNLVTTYTTLRSDIQSGIETMLAKDSELAGDFKKWKS, via the coding sequence ATGGTCTATAGTGATTATGAAAGGCGATTAATAGCTGGTGTAGAATATAAAGAATACTACGAGGGTGAAAAGATAATTGTTGGGGAACAAAAAAGAGCAAAAGAAATTGGTACCGTTCGAGAAGTAGTTACTGATGAGAATGGTCAAAAAGCTTATGTTGTTCAAAGTCCTGATAAAAAAGAAGTTTCCGTCATTTATAGAGGGTCAGAAGGTCCAGGAGAAGAAGGCGCCGACGTGGATTGGTTGGAAAATGATATTCCAATGGTGGAGAAAATTATTAGTGGAATAAAGGGGGTTACTCCACAATTAACCTCTTCTGCCAATACACTCAATGCTGTTTTAGATAACGATGCGTATAAAGATGCAGGTATAGTCGTTTATGGCCACTCACTGGGATCCATGGATGCACAATATGCACTAGCTAAAGTTAAAGACCCATCACGTATAAAAGGGGCATACCTTTATCAAGGCCCTAATATCTATGGTACTCTAACAAAAGCAGAACAAGAAAAAGTTGATACTTTAAAATATCGTATTCAAAATTATATTGATGCAAAAGATGTTATACCAATTGGGTATCTGCCTTCTGGAAGCGACCAAGCAGTTGGGATAGTTCACCACGTTGATAGTAAGAACGTCGATTTTAACATTAATCTTGGAGCTGTTATCGGTAATCAACATTTATGGGGTGGTTATCAGTATAATGCTGATGGATCGTTAAAGTTATTAGACACCACTTCCAAAATGGAGTTGGAGTACTCTGAAGCATTGGATATTACAGCAAATGGTATGTATGCTTATAAACAAGTTAAGAAAAACTTTCAAAAATCAGGAAAAGGGCTAAGCTCACATGAAAAAATCTTTCTAGATGCTGAGCAGGCTACTGTTATCTCTAATGGACTAGCCACTACTGCTGAAACTGCTTTAGAGGAGATTGAATCTACTGCAAATGCGGCTGTTAAAGAAGCTGAAGAACTTTGGAATACAACTAAAATCATGCCATTTGGAGTTAGCGAACTCACAGAAGCAGAGTTAGCAGAGGCTTATGAAGCAGGCGGCGTTACCTATGATAGTATTGTGACAAAGACAGAGACCCATTTTAATAAAAAAGTGACAAAAGCAGACAATCTGGTAACGACCTATACCACTTTAAGAAGTGATATTCAATCTGGAATTGAGACAATGCTTGCTAAGGATAGTGAATTAGCCGGAGATTTTAAGAAATGGAAAAGTTAG
- a CDS encoding DUF1310 family protein, with amino-acid sequence MSTKKSVYIIGLVLVVGIVLGGNKLKVKYEYNQMVEIVESREVKNLIEDDLKYFDKNALSNKGIIKEYYIDKKSIKKNPMGGLMFDIYVNNNLAYRVSYTLVNDLPDKKIHIGERGISKDLNTLFEEK; translated from the coding sequence ATGAGTACAAAGAAAAGCGTATATATTATTGGGTTGGTTTTAGTAGTAGGTATTGTACTAGGAGGAAATAAATTGAAAGTAAAATATGAATATAATCAGATGGTAGAGATTGTTGAAAGTCGGGAAGTAAAAAATCTTATTGAAGATGATTTAAAATATTTCGATAAAAATGCTCTGTCCAATAAGGGTATAATCAAGGAATATTATATTGACAAAAAATCAATTAAAAAGAATCCAATGGGTGGGCTTATGTTTGACATTTATGTTAATAATAATTTAGCTTATAGGGTGTCTTACACTTTGGTGAACGATTTGCCAGATAAAAAAATTCATATAGGCGAGCGTGGAATTTCAAAGGATTTAAATACACTATTTGAGGAGAAGTAA
- a CDS encoding lipase family protein, with translation MKNYIEDDNLQIAMAEYNNINSVGDEIWTKNNTYVGKVSDIYDNNSHSGEQIYVVVDDIDISAEDVKEVTVLFRGSRSPQEIFSDPADVALDWLENDIPMASNIWAMKDFGNPHNFSAVSPQLTASSKHLKEIMKKYPNADINLAGHSLGGMDAQYAVVDITDKKDLKRINSVHIYNSPDIYLI, from the coding sequence ATGAAGAACTATATAGAGGATGATAATCTTCAGATTGCAATGGCTGAATATAATAATATTAATTCAGTTGGCGATGAGATTTGGACAAAAAATAATACCTACGTTGGCAAGGTTTCTGACATTTATGATAATAATTCTCATTCTGGCGAACAGATTTATGTTGTGGTTGATGATATAGATATTTCTGCAGAGGATGTTAAAGAGGTGACAGTGCTTTTTCGAGGGTCAAGATCTCCTCAGGAGATTTTCAGTGATCCTGCAGATGTAGCTTTGGATTGGTTAGAAAATGACATCCCCATGGCAAGTAATATTTGGGCAATGAAAGATTTTGGAAATCCCCATAATTTCAGTGCTGTATCGCCACAGCTGACAGCTTCATCAAAACATTTAAAAGAAATTATGAAAAAATACCCAAATGCAGACATAAATCTTGCAGGTCATTCGTTAGGAGGTATGGATGCTCAATATGCTGTTGTAGATATTACAGATAAGAAAGACCTGAAACGGATTAACTCTGTACATATTTATAATAGTCCAGATATATATCTTATTTAG
- a CDS encoding DUF1310 family protein, which translates to MVFKQHTEKKKMIAIAHSEEAKKIYESFMKQRDERALTDNGIIRRYQIENSSIHDNPMGGIVVKVIINDAPNLYISYNLIKDEDEKLHYANLVVSSELSNKLGESK; encoded by the coding sequence ATGGTTTTTAAACAACATACAGAAAAAAAGAAAATGATTGCAATTGCTCATAGTGAAGAAGCAAAGAAAATTTATGAATCGTTTATGAAGCAAAGAGATGAGAGGGCATTAACTGATAATGGAATTATAAGAAGATACCAAATTGAAAATAGTAGCATACACGACAATCCGATGGGAGGGATAGTTGTAAAAGTTATTATAAATGATGCTCCTAATCTCTATATTAGTTATAACTTGATAAAAGATGAAGATGAGAAACTACATTATGCGAATCTTGTTGTTTCTTCTGAACTTTCGAATAAACTTGGAGAATCTAAATAA
- a CDS encoding DUF4947 domain-containing protein produces the protein MKKLGIFGILLCTSLLLAACQSSNGKPEFEPADDKVEQSEKKEKKEKSSESSSEESSSSTEVSSSSSETSQETDESPEKTVEGLPKDANEAPTDKIYATGNAKVYYVSYGSGKGFEAQIPDFTGYTPDKVKEVLGQPQEVLENDSATSQTLLDQTELDNIKRALQSGSITEEQAKAFYMYTVDLNQAVKMGVQHTIFTYNNRQQILVFDEGQLYYMTPDTQYLSFK, from the coding sequence ATGAAAAAATTAGGAATTTTTGGTATCTTACTTTGCACTAGCTTGCTATTAGCTGCCTGTCAGTCGTCAAATGGTAAACCTGAGTTTGAACCTGCCGATGACAAGGTTGAACAATCAGAGAAGAAAGAAAAGAAAGAGAAATCATCCGAGTCCTCTTCTGAAGAATCTTCGTCAAGTACCGAAGTATCGTCATCATCGTCAGAAACCTCTCAAGAGACTGATGAAAGTCCTGAGAAAACTGTCGAAGGTTTGCCAAAAGATGCTAATGAAGCACCAACTGACAAAATCTATGCTACTGGAAATGCTAAGGTTTATTATGTGTCTTATGGTTCAGGTAAGGGCTTTGAAGCTCAAATTCCTGATTTTACTGGTTACACACCTGATAAAGTCAAGGAAGTTCTTGGACAACCGCAAGAAGTTCTTGAAAATGATAGCGCCACATCACAAACGTTATTAGACCAAACAGAACTTGATAACATTAAACGTGCCCTGCAATCTGGTTCGATCACTGAAGAACAAGCCAAAGCTTTCTACATGTATACTGTTGATTTAAATCAAGCTGTGAAAATGGGAGTACAGCATACTATCTTCACCTATAACAATCGTCAACAAATCCTTGTCTTCGATGAAGGGCAACTCTATTATATGACACCCGATACTCAATATTTATCCTTTAAATAA